The Mustelus asterias chromosome 25, sMusAst1.hap1.1, whole genome shotgun sequence region ccatgccagtatgtttgtctctacaccatgagctttattttctgcaatatccGTTGATGTAGCACCTTATTAAATGTCTTCTGGAACCCAATGAATAGTACATCATCTTCCCCAGTATTCAGCACATGACTCCTttcaagaactccaataaattggttaagcaTTGACCCCCCCAAGATGCACTTTCAATAGGACCAATGCTCATGACTCTTGATTCAATATCCATAGAAACTCTATACATAGTTTCTTTATATTATTGGCTAGCTTTCTCTCCTACTTTAACTTTTCCCACATTAATCCTTGTCATTCTTCGCTGTTTTATTCATTCCAATTTTTGTGTAATTGTATGTTAACTTTCAGTTAATCATGGAGGGTTCTTGGAGTGTTTTCTGTTGACCTATTCTTAACAACATTTGCCAGCTCACTTCAGCAACCTCTACATTCATGTCCTCATAttgtccttatttaagtttaaagtacTAGTCTTGAGTGCACTTTTTGctctctcaaactgaatgtaaaattcaatcatagtgATTGCTGCTGCCTTTACTAAGGATTAATTGATGAACTCAACCTTGCGGCACCACGCCAGGTCTATACCATGCtccctggttggctccagaacatgctgttctaagaaactatcccaaaagCATTCTATGAATTTATCTACACTGCCTTTGCCCATTTGATTTTTCTAGTCCATACTTGGATTAAAATCCCCCAAGATTGTCTGACAATCTCCTTTATACTCAGTTCTACCATACAATTCGGGGCCTGTATACCACTCCCATAAGTGACTTTTGCCTTTATCCTTCTTGACTCAAACCACTTCTATATCCTGGGTTCCTGAACATGGGTCGTCTATTTCCAATATGTCAATACCATCATTAACAGCCACCCCTCCACATTTCCCTCACATCCTGTCCTTCCTAAGTTTCTCATACCCTTGATATTTGGGTCCCTTTCAATTTTCAGATCCCAATCTCTCTCATCCTGTAGATGTATTTCTGAAACAGCTATCATACTTATTAATTTCTATTTGTGCTTTCAGTTAATCTTTTGTTTTGAATGCCATGTACATTTGATACACAGCCTTTAAATTTGTCCTTTTATTTTTTATAGTGTCTAGTCTCATCTGCTGATTTACTTAGATTtgtactctctgtctcttactcTCTCTTCCTGTCAGTGTCTGTTTATCCTTTTCCATATTGATACCTTTCACTCATGCCTTGCTGTTTAGCCGGACCGGTATCAGGTTCGTGGAGGTggtctgagagaaagaattcacACTACACCAGTATTGCTAGAATAAAATGTGTCTCTTTATTCCCCACAATACATGGACAAGTTCTACAAGTATCATTCAATGGGCTAAGCCTTATATAGTTTAACTATCCTGACACGTGGACTGGAGAGCCGTCAGTCCAGGTAGAGTGGCTTACCTCCCTCTGGGCGTCCGTACGTAACCCACGGCAGACTCTGCTGTAGTAGGGACTTTCCCGCATATTTATAGAGAAAAGCCTCTCTTTGTTCTGGACATCTGAATATGAGTATTCGGCCCAGTACGTGATGTTTAGAGCAGTCTTGTGCAATACAAGTTCTATTGTTCGCAGCTCAAGAAAACAAGTTTAATGGTTAATCATTCACGCTATGTCTTGGGCACGGATCTAATTTAATTATGTTTTGACATGGTTATCCTTCCATGTGGACAGGCTGTCTCCATTGTCCGTAGCAGTTGTCAGCATACGAGATTTTGCTGACAGGGTTGAAATCGGGACATTAACTCTTTATTCTCCTAACATTCCACCTGTTGGACCGATTTCAATCACCATTTACCTCAACGCAGTGTGATACAGGGTGCTTTCCAAACCCTGTTTCACACGCCTGACATATACACAGGTAAGTACATTACAACAAGTTAAAACAGCAACAATCACAAATATCAATATCAGAGGAGGCAAAACATATCGCCGGGCCGTTTGTGATATCCCGGTTAGCAAGTCCCACCAATGATGGGCTGATTCATTCTCTATCATTCGCGCAGCATGTACTACCTGTTCTCCGGCTATAAAGGTAGAGACCATGACACGGGACACGTTAGACTTATGAGAGTCAATTATATGTTTTAGCTCCATCGACTGATTCAATGCGCATTTGAACCTGTCGAGAGAGACTCGCCATGGCATATGGAGAACTTTCCACTGAGCCGTACTCAAGCGAGATTCAGTGCTATAATTAGTCAATTTGTAAGTCTTGTTCGCCCAATGCCAAATGTACACCCCCTTCAAACACCCAGAGAACGGTATCTGCGGCAATAATGGGTGGCGGTGTATGGTGGCCACACATACAGCGTGGGGCCCAATCTGCCACGAGATATCTCGTGGTTTCTCTACTCGCCAATCACATAATGCCGTGTCATCAGTTAAACATAGATCGCGATATCTTGTCATAGTTAAACATGCCAATCCTCTGTCAGTGTCTTCACATGTTGACAAATCATAAGTCCAATTGTTTTTAGGACTAAACCAGTTACCATTAGTTCTCAGAAAGTAAAACCCATGCAGGGTAATTACAGGCAGTACATGGTATTTACATACAGATATTACATCTGCCACATTCATCAAGGTGTAATGTCCAGTACATGCTGTTTTGTTACAAACAGTTTTATCTGAGCGGGCTTGCACCCACAAAGTGTCCGATATGTTCCAGAGTTCTCGCAGTTCATGAGAGTTACCCGTAGTAACTATTCGGATAAACCTCTCTTGTTGCACTCGCATGTGCACTCCTTGGATGTTGCAGATAGTCATATTAAGTGCCGCCGTGATGTTATGCATAAGTTCCTGTGTCGCATTCCACATTCGCTTCTCCCAGTCCAGAGTTCGTAGCAGAATCCGTGCTGTTTCCACTTGCGTTTTCACAACCGTGGGCATCCATATTCCGACAGTATGGAGCCCGTGTGATGTCGAATATCCAGTGTCCGATAACATAGTTCTGGTAACTTCATTGTCAGCCGCATTAGAGATACCTAGTACTGTACCAGTCCCACCCAACAGCGTATCATACCATGCTCGCCGCCTGCGGGCGCCAGAGCAGGTAGGTAGCGAGGGCAGAATGACAGTCCAGTGTACCTCAGTGTGCGTGAGCTGATTCGCCATCTTTCGACAAGTATGTAGGACTGGGGCGAATTGTGTTTGTTCTATTATAGGCTTGTTTGGTAGGAACATTATTGCATATAGGAATGTATTGCGGCCTTTTATTTCTGTACTGTTCTGGAACCATACCAATCGAGGCCTCTCACCTGTCACAGCAATATTCCAGGTGGTGCCATTTTCCTTACTGGACATACAGGTTCTATTCCTTCTTGTTTGTATCTGGCAAAGTGGAGCTCCTGCCGTTATGGTAACCGTACAATTCATAGCAGTTGTGGGGAGAGCTTTGTTGTTGTCCAAGCATTTTTCACAACGATATAGCTTACACACACTCGTTATATTCGCGATTCCGCACATTCGATTCGCGCCACAAGTGAACTCCCCTTGAGTTTTATTATGGGTGGAGTTCTTCCATGCGAGGTGAAAACCGCCAAGCTTTTCGGTCAATTGATGACCAGGGGTCCCCTCAACCCATATCCACGAGATCAAGAGTATTCCTGCTATCAGTAT contains the following coding sequences:
- the LOC144511851 gene encoding uncharacterized protein LOC144511851, translating into MERLTLILIAGILLISWIWVEGTPGHQLTEKLGGFHLAWKNSTHNKTQGEFTCGANRMCGIANITSVCKLYRCEKCLDNNKALPTTAMNCTVTITAGAPLCQIQTRRNRTCMSSKENGTTWNIAVTGERPRLVWFQNSTEIKGRNTFLYAIMFLPNKPIIEQTQFAPVLHTCRKMANQLTHTEVHWTVILPSLPTCSGARRRRAWYDTLLGGTGTVLGISNAADNEVTRTMLSDTGYSTSHGLHTVGIWMPTVVKTQVETARILLRTLDWEKRMWNATQELMHNITAALNMTICNIQGVHMRVQQERFIRIVTTGNSHELRELWNISDTLWVQARSDKTVCNKTACTGHYTLMNVADVISVCKYHVLPVITLHGFYFLRTNGNWFSPKNNWTYDLSTCEDTDRGLACLTMTRYRDLCLTDDTALCDWRVEKPRDISWQIGPHAVCVATIHRHPLLPQIPFSGCLKGVYIWHWANKTYKLTNYSTESRLSTAQWKVLHMPWRVSLDRFKCALNQSMELKHIIDSHKSNVSRVMVSTFIAGEQVVHAARMIENESAHHWWDLLTGISQTARRYVLPPLILIFVIVAVLTCCNVLTCVYVRRVKQGLESTLYHTALR